A genomic stretch from Glaciecola nitratireducens FR1064 includes:
- the murJ gene encoding murein biosynthesis integral membrane protein MurJ, whose protein sequence is MLKSGIVVSSMTLISRVLGLVRDVVVANFMGAGAAADVFFFANKIPNFLRRLFAEGAFAQAFVPVLTEVKSHQNEAELKDFVAKVSGTLGAIVFVTAIAGVVLSPVLAALFGAGWFIDYLNDKPDGANFELASAMLKITFPYIFFISLTGFAGAVLNTLNKFAVAAFTPVLLNISIIACAWLLAERFEQPAFALAWGVFIGGLVQLLFQLPFLFRAGLLVKPKWGWRDPNVTKVRTLMIPALFGVSVSQINLLLDTFIASFLMTGSISWLYYSDRLLEFPLGLFGIAIATVILPALSRNHVGKDDQGFKSNLDWAFKIICLLGIPAATALVLLAYPLLMVIFQRGEFSVDDAQMASYSLIAYGSGLLSFMLVKILAPAFYSRQDTKTPVKYGIITMATNMLFNLIFAVPFGYVGLAIATAMSGTLNAVLLYQRLHRQGVYKISGETLSFILKVVLASIAMGASIYMFNVSFVWESADLMARIYMLTALVGLGLSVFAVSLIVVGIRPRHLKIQKAA, encoded by the coding sequence ATGTTAAAATCAGGGATTGTCGTTAGCTCAATGACGTTAATATCGAGAGTGCTCGGACTGGTGCGAGACGTTGTTGTTGCTAATTTTATGGGGGCGGGTGCCGCGGCTGACGTATTTTTCTTCGCCAATAAAATTCCTAATTTTTTACGTCGATTGTTTGCAGAGGGGGCGTTTGCGCAAGCATTTGTGCCGGTTTTAACAGAAGTTAAGTCACATCAGAATGAAGCCGAATTAAAAGATTTCGTCGCAAAGGTGTCAGGTACGTTGGGAGCCATCGTTTTCGTCACGGCTATAGCTGGAGTTGTGTTATCACCAGTACTAGCCGCGTTATTCGGAGCCGGATGGTTTATTGACTATCTGAATGATAAACCAGACGGTGCCAACTTTGAACTGGCTTCTGCCATGCTCAAAATTACTTTTCCCTATATCTTCTTCATATCTCTCACGGGGTTTGCAGGAGCTGTTCTTAATACACTGAACAAGTTCGCTGTAGCAGCCTTTACTCCAGTATTACTCAATATCAGCATTATCGCCTGTGCTTGGTTATTAGCTGAACGGTTTGAACAACCAGCATTTGCCCTTGCATGGGGTGTTTTCATTGGTGGGCTAGTGCAACTTTTGTTTCAACTGCCATTCTTATTTAGAGCGGGTTTGTTGGTAAAGCCCAAGTGGGGCTGGCGTGATCCTAACGTAACAAAAGTGCGAACGCTGATGATCCCAGCGCTGTTTGGTGTATCTGTTAGCCAAATCAATTTGTTGCTCGATACCTTCATTGCTAGTTTTTTGATGACTGGCTCAATTAGCTGGTTGTATTACAGTGACCGTTTGCTGGAGTTCCCACTTGGCTTGTTTGGCATTGCGATCGCCACAGTTATATTACCGGCTCTGTCTAGAAATCATGTTGGTAAGGACGATCAAGGTTTTAAAAGTAATTTGGATTGGGCGTTTAAGATTATTTGCTTGTTAGGCATACCAGCAGCAACCGCGCTTGTTTTACTGGCTTATCCGCTCTTAATGGTCATATTTCAACGAGGTGAATTCAGCGTTGATGATGCTCAAATGGCATCCTATAGCCTGATTGCATACGGTAGTGGTTTGTTGAGCTTTATGTTAGTTAAAATTCTAGCTCCTGCTTTCTATTCCCGGCAGGACACGAAAACGCCAGTAAAATACGGTATCATTACGATGGCGACCAACATGTTATTTAATCTGATTTTTGCTGTCCCCTTTGGCTATGTTGGTTTAGCGATCGCCACTGCAATGTCAGGCACTTTGAATGCCGTGCTTCTTTATCAACGTTTACATCGTCAAGGCGTCTACAAAATAAGCGGTGAAACCCTTAGCTTTATTCTCAAAGTTGTATTGGCATCAATTGCCATGGGCGCTTCAATCTACATGTTTAACGTAAGTTTTGTTTGGGAATCAGCCGATTTAATGGCGCGTATATACATGCTAACGGCACTCGTTGGTTTAGGTCTTAGTGTCTTTGCTGTTAGTCTAATCGTTGTTGGAATTCGACCTAGGCATCTGAAGATCCAGAAAGCTGCTTAA